One Chlamydia sp. DNA window includes the following coding sequences:
- a CDS encoding type III secretion chaperone Slc1, with the protein MSRQNAEENLKNFAKELKLPDVAFDQNNTCILFVDGEFSLHLTYEEHSDRLYVYAPLLDGLPDNPQRKLALYEKLLEGSMLGGQMAGGGVGVATKEQLILMHCVLDMKYAETNLLKAFAQLFIETVVKWRTVCADISAGREPTVDTMPQMPQGGSGGIQPPPAGIRA; encoded by the coding sequence ATGTCCAGGCAGAATGCTGAGGAAAATCTAAAAAATTTTGCTAAAGAGCTTAAACTTCCCGACGTCGCTTTCGATCAGAATAATACGTGCATTTTGTTTGTTGATGGAGAGTTTTCTCTTCACCTAACCTACGAAGAACATTCTGATCGCCTCTATGTTTACGCACCTCTTCTTGACGGACTTCCAGACAATCCGCAAAGAAAGTTAGCTTTGTATGAAAAATTATTAGAAGGCTCTATGCTCGGAGGCCAAATGGCTGGTGGAGGGGTAGGAGTTGCTACAAAAGAACAGTTGATCTTGATGCACTGTGTTTTAGACATGAAGTATGCAGAGACCAACCTACTCAAAGCTTTTGCGCAACTTTTCATTGAAACCGTTGTGAAATGGCGCACTGTTTGTGCTGATATCAGCGCTGGACGGGAACCTACCGTTGATACTATGCCACAAATGCCTCAAGGAGGAAGTGGCGGTATTCAACCTCCTCCAGCAGGAATTCGCGCATAA
- a CDS encoding glycogen-debranching protein: protein MESFSVHPTSPLPLGAHKISTDRYRFSLFSSQAHQVILVLLDPFSNIHEIPLSPTDHRTGAIWHIEISGISSEWSYAYKLQQADSNSQKFSTDAYIADPYSKNIYSPQLFGSPKQAKDYAFSYLKQEDFDWEGDTPLHLSKENYFIYEMHVRSFTQDPSSQASYPGTFLGIIEKIDHLKQLGVNAVELLPIFEFDETIHPFKNKDLPHLCNYWGYSSVNFFCPSRRYTYGADPCAPAREFKTLVKALHRAGIEVILDVVFNHTGFEGTSCPLPWIDLESYYMVNDHGDLLNFSGCGNTVNTNTPTALKWILDALRYWVQEMHVDGFRFDLASVFSRNSQGVPLPLTPILQAISSDSILSETKLIAEPWDAGGLYQLGHFPSISTRWSEWNGCYRDHVKAFLNGDAHQASSFASRIAGSHDIYPKGKSVNSINYICSHDGFTLYDTVSYNDKHNEENGEHNLDGTSANYSYNFGCEGETTDPDICLLRERQMRNFFLALFLSQGIPMIKSGDEYAHTAYGNNNPWCLDTKVNHFLWNRLTEKKELFSFLCQVIALRKEYAELFNTNFLSDETVIWLNAKGSPREWAPDHYLAFELKHPNYSLFIAFHSGNNRIEVALPKLRQEHLAYEKIVDSTTGFSSQILSPKFSLEPYSSLVAISRKKGA from the coding sequence ATGGAGTCTTTCTCTGTTCATCCTACCTCCCCCCTCCCTCTTGGGGCTCACAAAATTTCCACGGATCGCTACCGTTTCTCTCTATTTTCTTCTCAGGCTCACCAAGTGATCCTAGTGTTATTAGACCCTTTTTCAAATATTCATGAGATTCCTCTTTCCCCAACGGATCACAGAACTGGAGCTATCTGGCATATTGAAATCTCTGGAATCTCTAGTGAGTGGTCCTATGCTTACAAATTACAGCAAGCAGATTCCAATTCTCAAAAATTCTCTACAGATGCCTATATTGCAGACCCATATTCTAAGAATATTTATTCTCCACAATTGTTTGGCTCCCCTAAACAAGCGAAAGATTATGCCTTCAGCTACCTAAAACAGGAGGATTTCGACTGGGAAGGAGACACTCCTTTGCATCTCTCAAAAGAAAATTATTTCATCTATGAGATGCATGTTCGATCCTTTACTCAAGATCCTTCTTCTCAAGCCTCTTATCCAGGGACTTTCCTGGGAATCATCGAAAAGATTGATCATCTTAAGCAATTGGGAGTCAATGCTGTTGAATTGCTTCCTATTTTTGAATTTGATGAGACGATTCACCCGTTCAAAAATAAGGATCTTCCTCATCTATGTAACTATTGGGGCTACTCTTCTGTTAACTTTTTTTGTCCCTCTCGCCGCTATACTTATGGAGCAGATCCTTGTGCTCCAGCCCGAGAATTCAAAACTTTAGTTAAAGCACTACACCGTGCTGGAATAGAAGTAATTTTAGATGTTGTTTTCAATCATACGGGATTTGAAGGAACGAGCTGTCCTCTCCCTTGGATAGATCTTGAATCTTACTACATGGTCAATGATCATGGAGATCTTCTAAATTTCTCAGGGTGTGGAAATACAGTAAATACAAATACTCCCACGGCTCTTAAATGGATTCTTGATGCCTTGCGCTATTGGGTACAGGAAATGCACGTGGATGGGTTCCGTTTCGATTTAGCTTCCGTCTTCTCCAGAAACTCACAAGGAGTTCCCCTTCCACTCACTCCTATTTTACAAGCGATATCGTCTGATTCTATTTTATCGGAAACCAAACTTATTGCCGAACCCTGGGATGCAGGAGGACTGTATCAGCTGGGTCATTTCCCTTCCATATCAACGAGATGGAGTGAATGGAATGGTTGTTATCGCGACCATGTAAAAGCGTTTCTTAATGGAGATGCTCATCAGGCCAGCTCGTTTGCCTCTCGTATAGCTGGCTCTCATGATATTTATCCAAAAGGAAAATCAGTCAACTCCATCAATTACATTTGCTCGCATGATGGATTCACTCTTTATGATACCGTATCTTATAATGATAAACACAATGAAGAGAACGGAGAACATAATCTTGATGGCACTTCTGCCAACTACAGCTATAATTTTGGCTGTGAAGGAGAAACTACAGATCCAGATATTTGCCTATTACGCGAACGGCAAATGAGAAATTTCTTTCTTGCTCTGTTTTTGTCACAAGGAATCCCTATGATAAAATCTGGGGATGAGTATGCACACACCGCTTATGGGAATAATAACCCCTGGTGCCTAGATACTAAGGTTAATCATTTTCTTTGGAATCGACTAACGGAAAAAAAAGAGCTGTTCTCTTTCTTGTGTCAGGTGATCGCCTTACGTAAGGAATATGCAGAGTTATTCAATACCAATTTTTTATCAGATGAGACCGTCATTTGGTTGAATGCAAAAGGCTCTCCTAGAGAATGGGCTCCAGATCACTATTTAGCTTTTGAATTGAAGCATCCTAATTACAGCTTATTCATAGCATTTCACAGCGGAAATAATCGCATCGAAGTCGCCTTACCTAAACTTAGACAAGAGCACTTGGCGTATGAGAAAATTGTTGATAGCACAACGGGCTTTTCCTCGCAGATCCTATCTCCTAAGTTCTCTCTTGAACCCTATAGCTCTCTAGTTGCTATCAGTAGAAAAAAGGGGGCTTGA
- a CDS encoding SpoIID/LytB domain-containing protein, which produces MKKLNLLMLLGVFCSVGVVGDADVKVSDALSQSILVEPKIRVLLLGESTTALVEAKGAFSVFGDGELLQVCSQGQRCAAHALYGGIRWGENYPNVECLKIEPLDGTASLFVNGIQYKGAVYIHKTERNCLFVVNELAVEDYLKSVLSVKYLKELDKEALSACVILERTALYERLLAGNANSFWHVTAQEDRYGGFGVTSQFYGVEEAVDWTSRLVLDNPEGLVFNADHLLQANVDRLAIEGYNARQILEKFYKDADLVVIESWEDDSKNA; this is translated from the coding sequence ATGAAAAAGTTGAATCTACTCATGCTGCTGGGAGTTTTTTGTAGTGTTGGGGTTGTTGGCGATGCTGATGTAAAGGTATCAGATGCTTTGTCACAGTCCATTCTCGTAGAGCCAAAAATTCGTGTCCTACTTCTCGGAGAAAGTACAACTGCCTTAGTTGAGGCTAAGGGAGCGTTTTCAGTATTTGGAGATGGTGAGCTTTTACAGGTTTGCTCTCAAGGGCAACGTTGTGCTGCTCATGCTTTATATGGAGGGATTCGTTGGGGTGAAAATTATCCAAATGTTGAATGCTTAAAAATCGAACCTCTTGATGGTACTGCATCGTTGTTTGTTAATGGTATTCAATACAAAGGTGCTGTGTATATTCACAAAACAGAGAGAAACTGTTTATTCGTAGTTAATGAACTTGCTGTAGAAGATTACCTAAAATCCGTTCTTTCAGTGAAGTATCTGAAAGAATTAGATAAAGAGGCTTTGTCTGCTTGTGTTATTTTGGAGAGAACTGCCTTATATGAGCGTCTTTTAGCTGGTAATGCTAATAGTTTTTGGCATGTAACTGCTCAGGAAGATCGTTATGGGGGATTTGGGGTTACATCACAGTTTTATGGAGTAGAGGAAGCTGTTGACTGGACATCCCGATTAGTTTTAGATAATCCGGAAGGACTAGTTTTCAATGCGGATCATCTGTTGCAAGCTAATGTAGATCGTTTAGCTATAGAAGGTTACAATGCTCGGCAAATTTTAGAAAAATTCTACAAAGATGCAGACCTGGTAGTCATCGAGTCTTGGGAAGACGATAGTAAAAACGCTTAG
- the ruvB gene encoding Holliday junction branch migration DNA helicase RuvB codes for MTHKISVLHQDKKFDFSLRPKKLAEFCGQKQLKERLDLFLRAAVQRNEVPGHCLFYGPPGLGKTSLAHIIAGTIGKGLVIASGPQLLKPSDLIGLLTGLQEGDVFFIDEIHRMGKAAEEYLYPAMEDFKVDITLDSGPGARSVRLDLAPFTLVGATTRAGMLSEPLRTRFVFTGRVDYYDDEDLVAILSRSAQLLDIEASKETLLEIAKRARGTPRLANNLLRWVRDFAQMREGNSINSAVAEKALAMLLIDNLGLNEIDIKLLSVMIDFYQGGPVGMKTLAMAVGEDVRTLEDMYEPFLILRGLVQRTARGRVATPLAYKHLNRDSKDSWREE; via the coding sequence ATGACTCATAAAATTTCTGTTTTACACCAAGATAAAAAGTTTGATTTTTCTTTAAGGCCAAAAAAACTAGCGGAGTTTTGTGGGCAAAAACAGCTAAAAGAACGATTGGACTTATTCCTTCGAGCTGCTGTTCAAAGGAATGAGGTTCCTGGGCACTGTTTGTTTTATGGTCCTCCAGGTTTAGGGAAGACTTCATTAGCTCATATCATCGCTGGTACGATAGGGAAAGGCTTAGTGATTGCTTCTGGTCCTCAATTACTTAAACCTTCAGATCTCATAGGACTGTTGACCGGATTACAAGAAGGAGATGTTTTTTTTATCGATGAGATTCATCGTATGGGTAAAGCTGCCGAAGAATACCTTTATCCCGCGATGGAAGATTTTAAGGTTGACATTACTTTGGATTCTGGTCCTGGAGCTCGTTCTGTTCGTCTTGACTTAGCTCCTTTTACTTTAGTTGGAGCTACTACTCGAGCAGGAATGCTCAGCGAACCTTTGCGTACACGTTTTGTTTTCACAGGACGGGTAGATTACTATGATGACGAGGATCTAGTTGCTATTCTTTCTCGTTCTGCGCAGTTGCTGGATATAGAAGCGAGCAAAGAAACTTTACTAGAAATTGCTAAAAGAGCACGTGGTACTCCACGTTTAGCGAATAATCTGCTTCGATGGGTACGGGACTTCGCTCAAATGCGGGAGGGGAATAGTATTAATAGTGCTGTAGCAGAAAAAGCTTTAGCTATGTTATTAATAGATAACTTAGGGTTAAATGAGATTGACATTAAGCTCCTCTCTGTGATGATTGATTTTTATCAGGGAGGCCCTGTTGGGATGAAAACCCTCGCTATGGCTGTAGGAGAGGATGTCAGAACTCTGGAAGATATGTATGAACCTTTTTTGATTTTGAGAGGATTAGTTCAGCGAACTGCAAGAGGCAGAGTAGCGACTCCTTTAGCATATAAACATCTGAATAGAGACTCAAAAGACAGTTGGAGAGAAGAATAA